The following are encoded together in the Mesoplodon densirostris isolate mMesDen1 chromosome 2, mMesDen1 primary haplotype, whole genome shotgun sequence genome:
- the RNF186 gene encoding E3 ubiquitin-protein ligase RNF186, translating to MACTELLQQPQLMSKEATASNTAGPAGGHRSSTDGNLECLVCREPYSTARLPKLLGCQHTFCAVCLKLLLCVQDDTWSIICPLCRKVTAVPGGLICSLRDQEAVLRQLAWPGPEVRLCPQGLVNPVTLIAGHPSLAGEDEQDMESANCVAARRLAAHLFLLVLLIVLILPFIYPGIIWWMLSFIVALVLLLSMLFCCHRSSQGSCWSSPRTVFCREQKPSEISSIA from the coding sequence ATGGCCTGCACTGAGCTCCTGCAGCAGCCCCAGCTTATGTCCAAAGAAGCCACCGCCTCTAACACCGCGGGCCCTGCTGGGGGTCATCGCAGCTCCACGGATGGCAACCTGGAATGCCTGGTGTGCCGGGAGCCCTATAGCACTGCCCGGCTGCCCAAGCTGCTGGGCTGCCAGCACACCTTCTGTGCCGTCTGCCTGAAGCTGCTGCTGTGCGTGCAGGACGACACCTGGTCCATCATCTGCCCACTGTGCCGCAAGGTCACTGCCGTCCCCGGGGGCCTCATCTGCAGCCTGCGTGACCAGGAGGCCGTGCTGAGACAGCTGGCCTGGCCGGGCCCGGAGGTGCGGCTCTGTCCTCAGGGGCTGGTGAATCCTGTTACCCTGATAGCAGGGCATCCCAGCTTAGCAGGAGAGGATGAACAGGACATGGAGAGTGCCAACTGCGTGGCAGCCCGGCGCCTGGCGGCACACCTGTTCCTACTGGTCTTGCTCATCGTCCTCATCCTGCCCTTCATCTACCCAGGCATCATCTGGTGGATGCTCAGCTTCATCGTCGCACTGGTCCTGCTGTTGTCCATGCTTTTCTGCTGTCACCGCAGCAGCCAGGGCAGCTGCTGGTCCTCCCCCAGGACTGTCTTCTGCAGAGAGCAGAAACCCAGCGAGATCTCTTCCATTGCCTGA